One part of the Elusimicrobiaceae bacterium genome encodes these proteins:
- a CDS encoding glycosyltransferase, with protein MKFSKIRKFAQRHGLLALPGAAFAKLRASAAYASYAAKTGPSPQQLAGQRAKEFRFSPKISIITPVYNTPLSVLEETLKSVLAQTYANWELCLADGSPADWPGRAALEKYSARDPRIKVRFLQTNDGITGNSNAALAMAGGDYIGLLDHDDILRPDALYEVVAALNAGPEADLLYSDEDKLAADGKTRFFPHFKPDWSPDTFRSYNYICHFSVLKKSLLEAAGPFRPGFEGSQDYDLLLRAAEKARCIHHIPKVLYSWRVVPGSTSDDENAKPYACVSGRKALEEHLERTGRKADVLAGCAQGIYRISYSAPAVKTAVFVPAARADDAYLQNLIAGTALPDCEFFVLADENAAPRRIAGKEINVIGRGVLAPLKTRAAAFAFINGGILPRDNDWLCGMLEHALRDGVGAAGGKILNGATRITNCGYLIGPDCLPRPLHKNAPDSRMGYMCRTHIIQNISAAAGCLVTRRGVFENAGGFDPYYQTELREIDYCLRVRAFGKTVVWTPYARFDRADRTDCAIFPETELAHFAARWSESVKSGDPFYNPNLSPEGDFSLATR; from the coding sequence TTACGCCGCGAAAACAGGCCCGTCACCGCAACAGCTTGCGGGGCAGCGCGCGAAAGAATTCAGGTTCAGCCCGAAAATCAGCATTATCACGCCGGTTTATAACACCCCGCTTTCCGTTCTGGAGGAAACCCTGAAGTCAGTTCTGGCGCAAACCTACGCAAACTGGGAGCTGTGCCTGGCCGACGGTTCGCCCGCCGACTGGCCCGGCCGCGCCGCGCTGGAAAAATACTCCGCGCGCGACCCCCGCATAAAAGTGCGGTTTCTGCAAACCAACGACGGCATTACAGGCAATTCCAACGCCGCTCTGGCAATGGCCGGCGGTGACTACATCGGCCTGCTCGATCACGACGATATTTTAAGGCCCGACGCGCTTTATGAAGTGGTTGCCGCGCTTAATGCCGGCCCGGAAGCGGATCTGTTGTATTCTGACGAGGATAAACTGGCCGCCGACGGCAAAACCCGTTTTTTCCCCCATTTCAAGCCCGACTGGTCGCCCGACACTTTCCGCAGCTACAACTATATCTGCCATTTTTCGGTATTAAAAAAATCCCTGCTGGAAGCCGCCGGGCCGTTCCGGCCCGGGTTCGAAGGCTCGCAGGATTACGACCTGCTCCTGCGGGCGGCGGAAAAAGCCCGGTGCATCCACCATATCCCGAAAGTGCTGTACAGCTGGCGGGTGGTGCCCGGCTCGACATCTGACGACGAGAACGCCAAACCTTACGCCTGTGTTTCCGGCCGCAAAGCGCTTGAGGAACATCTGGAACGCACCGGACGGAAAGCGGATGTGCTGGCCGGCTGCGCGCAGGGCATTTACCGGATTTCCTACTCCGCCCCGGCGGTAAAAACGGCCGTGTTCGTGCCGGCGGCCCGGGCGGACGACGCCTATCTGCAAAACCTTATCGCCGGAACGGCTCTGCCGGACTGCGAGTTTTTTGTGCTTGCGGACGAAAACGCCGCGCCGCGCCGCATTGCAGGCAAGGAAATTAACGTTATCGGGCGCGGGGTGCTGGCCCCGTTAAAAACCCGGGCCGCCGCATTCGCTTTCATTAACGGCGGGATACTGCCCCGTGACAATGACTGGCTCTGCGGCATGCTGGAGCACGCGCTGCGCGACGGCGTGGGCGCGGCCGGCGGAAAAATTCTCAACGGCGCAACCCGGATAACCAACTGCGGATACCTTATAGGTCCTGACTGCCTGCCCCGGCCCCTGCATAAAAATGCGCCGGACTCGCGGATGGGCTATATGTGCCGCACCCACATAATACAGAATATCAGCGCCGCGGCTGGCTGTCTGGTTACGCGCCGGGGCGTGTTTGAAAATGCCGGCGGGTTCGATCCTTATTATCAGACCGAGTTGCGTGAAATTGATTATTGCCTCAGAGTGCGCGCGTTTGGAAAAACGGTTGTCTGGACGCCTTACGCACGTTTCGACAGGGCAGACCGGACGGATTGCGCCATATTCCCGGAAACGGAACTGGCGCATTTTGCCGCCAGATGGAGCGAATCGGTTAAAAGCGGAGACCCTTTCTATAATCCCAATCTGTCACCCGAAGGAGATTTCAGCCTTGCAACACGATAA
- a CDS encoding glycosyltransferase family 2 protein: MQHDNSANKTSFLAVLLATCNGEKYLPQLLDSVLEQLPADSFVLAHDDGSSDSTPGILDSYSARFPALRVLKDGIKTGGACRNFAHLLENVSADYFMLCDQDDVWLTGKIAAALTEMRRLEAEHGTATPLLVHTDLAVADKNLKPLAASFMAYQNLLPSTAEILPRLAAQNVVTGCTTLINRPLRDLAAPIPPQAQMHDWWLAMVACAFGHIGYDPTPLILYRQHGGNDTGAHKWSLAFVSRRMLSSRKNSIERACRQAGEFVRRYEKLLAPQTRGWLETYAELGSLGFIQKRIFLFKNGIRKNGPLRTIGFFLSV, encoded by the coding sequence TTGCAACACGATAACAGCGCAAACAAAACCTCCTTTCTCGCCGTTTTACTGGCGACTTGTAACGGCGAGAAATATCTGCCGCAGCTGCTCGATTCAGTATTGGAGCAATTGCCGGCGGACAGTTTTGTGCTGGCGCATGACGACGGATCCTCCGATTCCACGCCCGGCATCCTTGACTCTTATTCCGCGCGTTTTCCAGCACTGCGCGTGCTTAAGGACGGCATTAAAACCGGCGGCGCCTGCCGCAACTTCGCGCACCTGCTGGAGAACGTGTCGGCCGATTACTTCATGCTTTGCGATCAGGACGATGTCTGGCTGACAGGCAAGATTGCCGCCGCCCTGACTGAAATGCGCCGGCTGGAAGCGGAACACGGAACCGCCACGCCGCTTCTGGTGCATACCGATCTTGCGGTAGCGGACAAAAACCTCAAACCGCTGGCGGCTTCGTTCATGGCTTATCAGAACCTGCTGCCGAGTACGGCGGAAATCCTGCCGCGGCTGGCGGCACAGAATGTTGTCACCGGCTGCACGACTCTTATTAACCGCCCGCTGAGGGATTTGGCGGCGCCGATCCCCCCGCAGGCGCAGATGCACGACTGGTGGCTGGCCATGGTCGCCTGCGCGTTCGGGCATATCGGCTATGATCCCACTCCCCTGATTTTATACCGCCAGCATGGCGGAAACGACACGGGCGCGCACAAATGGTCGCTCGCGTTTGTTTCCCGCAGAATGTTAAGTTCCCGCAAAAACAGCATCGAACGCGCCTGCCGGCAGGCCGGCGAGTTTGTCAGGCGGTATGAGAAACTGCTGGCGCCGCAAACGCGCGGCTGGCTGGAAACTTATGCGGAGCTGGGCTCGCTGGGGTTTATCCAAAAACGCATTTTCCTGTTTAAAAACGGCATCCGCAAAAACGGCCCGCTGCGCACCATCGGTTTTTTTCTTTCGGTATAG